In the genome of Salinirussus salinus, one region contains:
- a CDS encoding SDR family NAD(P)-dependent oxidoreductase has translation MGDSYTHHPVTVEGKTAVVIGGTSGIGEAIALSYASDGADVVATSRTPERVADTAERIRDRGADTLETTTDVTDRETVEDTRDRTVEAFGGVDVLVTSASAIARTAVTETTEEEWQDVLDVQLDGVYRATQAFAEVIETGSVVHVSSLAPQLAPPNLSTYTAAKGGVDAYTRAAAKELAPDIRVNAIAPGYVVTPQNVDLIGEGTEARERIRERCPMGDVADREEVAGAAVYLASDAASYTTGEVVTVDGLFGKSVF, from the coding sequence ATGGGAGACAGTTACACCCACCATCCCGTCACCGTCGAGGGGAAGACGGCGGTCGTCATCGGCGGCACCAGCGGCATCGGCGAGGCCATCGCGCTCTCCTACGCCAGCGACGGCGCGGACGTGGTGGCGACCTCGCGAACGCCCGAGCGGGTCGCCGACACCGCCGAGCGGATCCGCGACCGCGGGGCCGATACCCTCGAGACGACCACCGACGTCACCGACCGCGAGACGGTAGAGGACACCCGCGACCGGACCGTCGAGGCTTTCGGCGGCGTCGACGTCCTCGTCACCTCCGCCAGCGCCATCGCCCGCACCGCAGTTACGGAGACCACCGAGGAGGAGTGGCAGGACGTGCTGGACGTCCAGCTCGACGGCGTCTACCGCGCCACCCAGGCCTTCGCGGAGGTCATAGAGACCGGCAGCGTCGTCCACGTCTCCTCGTTGGCCCCGCAACTCGCCCCCCCGAACCTCTCGACGTACACCGCCGCGAAGGGCGGCGTCGACGCCTACACCCGCGCGGCCGCGAAGGAACTGGCTCCTGACATCCGGGTCAACGCCATCGCTCCGGGCTACGTCGTCACGCCACAGAACGTGGACCTCATCGGCGAGGGAACCGAGGCCCGCGAGCGGATCCGCGAGCGCTGCCCGATGGGCGACGTCGCCGACCGCGAGGAGGTCGCCGGCGCGGCGGTCTACCTCGCCAGCGACGCGGCCTCCTACACCACCGGCGAGGTCGTCACCGTCGACGGCCTCTTCGGCAAGAGCGTCTTCTGA
- a CDS encoding bifunctional N(6)-L-threonylcarbamoyladenine synthase/serine/threonine protein kinase produces MRVLGIEGTAWAASAAVYDSDSDAVDIETEAYEPDSGGIHPREASEHMAEHLPKVIEEVLARNRVDHDGTPTNPASIDAVAFSRGPGLGPCLRVAGTAARALAQRLDVPLVGVNHMVAHLEIGRHRSGFEAPVCLNASGANAHVLAYRNGRYRVLGETMDTGVGNAIDKFTRHLGWSHPGGPKVEARAKEGEYLELPYVVKGMDFSFSGIASAAQDAVDDGTSVADVCRGLQETVFAMLTEVAERALALTGRTELVLGGGVGQNARLREMLASMCEDRGADFHAPEPRFLRDNAGMIAVLGAKMARAGDTLAIEESRVDSDFRPDEVPVTWRDPDPPSRPAGDLVQGAEATVSFEGDKVVKTRTPRSYRHPELDKRLRRHRTRLEARLTSDARRAGVPTPLVLDVDLAETRLTLQRVGDADLRDALSEERVRTVAEHLARLHGAGLVHGDPTTRNVRVGDEGGGDDSRTFLIDFGLGYNSGHPEDHAMDLHVLAQSLEGTAAEAEELVAAAVDAYRAVGDEQVLNRLHDIEGRGRYQ; encoded by the coding sequence ATGCGCGTGCTGGGCATCGAGGGGACCGCCTGGGCCGCCAGCGCCGCCGTCTACGACAGCGACAGCGACGCGGTCGACATCGAGACCGAGGCCTACGAGCCCGACAGCGGCGGCATCCACCCCCGCGAGGCCAGCGAGCACATGGCCGAGCACCTCCCCAAGGTCATCGAGGAGGTGTTGGCCCGAAATCGCGTCGACCACGACGGCACCCCGACAAACCCGGCATCCATCGACGCCGTTGCCTTCTCCCGGGGTCCGGGGCTGGGCCCCTGCCTGCGCGTCGCGGGCACCGCGGCGCGGGCGCTCGCCCAGCGTCTGGACGTTCCGCTGGTGGGCGTCAACCACATGGTCGCCCATCTGGAGATCGGCCGCCACCGCTCCGGGTTCGAGGCGCCGGTCTGTCTGAACGCCTCCGGCGCCAATGCTCACGTCCTGGCCTACCGCAACGGCCGCTACCGGGTGCTCGGGGAGACGATGGACACCGGCGTCGGCAACGCCATCGACAAGTTCACGCGGCACCTGGGCTGGTCCCACCCCGGCGGCCCGAAGGTCGAGGCCCGCGCGAAGGAGGGGGAGTATCTCGAACTCCCCTACGTCGTCAAGGGGATGGACTTCTCGTTTTCCGGGATCGCCTCCGCCGCACAGGATGCCGTCGACGACGGGACGTCCGTCGCGGACGTCTGCCGTGGCCTCCAGGAGACCGTCTTCGCGATGCTGACCGAGGTGGCCGAGCGCGCGCTCGCGCTCACCGGGCGGACGGAACTGGTCCTCGGGGGTGGGGTCGGCCAGAACGCCCGCCTCCGGGAGATGCTCGCCTCGATGTGCGAGGACCGCGGGGCCGACTTCCACGCCCCCGAACCGCGCTTCCTGCGGGACAACGCCGGAATGATCGCAGTACTCGGCGCGAAGATGGCGCGGGCGGGCGACACGCTCGCCATCGAGGAGTCGCGGGTCGACAGCGACTTCCGGCCCGACGAGGTGCCGGTCACCTGGCGGGACCCCGACCCGCCGAGCAGGCCCGCTGGAGACCTCGTCCAGGGCGCCGAGGCGACCGTTTCCTTCGAAGGCGACAAAGTCGTCAAGACCCGAACCCCGCGCTCGTACCGGCATCCGGAACTCGACAAGCGGTTGCGGCGCCACCGGACCCGGCTGGAGGCCAGGCTGACCAGCGACGCGCGGCGGGCGGGCGTGCCGACGCCGCTGGTCCTCGACGTCGACCTCGCGGAGACCCGGCTGACTCTCCAGCGGGTCGGCGATGCCGACCTGCGGGACGCCCTCTCCGAGGAGCGGGTCCGGACCGTCGCCGAACACCTCGCGCGGCTGCACGGCGCGGGGCTGGTCCACGGCGACCCCACCACCCGGAACGTCCGGGTCGGCGATGAGGGCGGCGGGGACGACAGCCGCACGTTCCTGATCGACTTCGGGCTGGGGTACAACAGCGGCCACCCCGAGGACCACGCGATGGACCTGCACGTCCTCGCACAGAGCCTGGAGGGCACCGCCGCGGAGGCAGAAGAGCTGGTGGCGGCAGCCGTCGACGCTTACCGGGCGGTCGGCGACGAGCAGGTGCTGAACCGGCTGCACGACATCGAGGGGCGCGGGCGGTACCAGTGA
- a CDS encoding ABC transporter substrate-binding protein produces MPSRTRRQVLAALAAAGLAGCSALGGSDPSTETPGSTPSSTPSTETPEVFMMTDYNTEPWQRKWEQEVVPGFEDQSDATVRYNLSTGPPQAPSTQELVAEGDPPEVYHNTAVMVAKHALEGDLQPVDGLVDDLVAANGDLHVEYPMRSQGRAHIVPHGLHLGGVLHYRRDVYDELGLSVPETWAELVENARAIDGSDRFDTRGFAVPGISASGDKTRSDFISWLYTAGGRFWRWQDEPGGRVELDFRTEQVRAALDLMSRLAQYSPEPAETGAASTAGAWLDGTVAQCLFPNAWLAGIAYDAESDPAQERSLSISPNTAVAPAPLRDRTLDPPTRGWVRVNGTPLFRGANTQYAEGFLRYLYEGPERQADKNNVTMRSLPPYEGILETEEYRSAEVYQAEDGYFLDLERQLLDEVLPLHAGTRPRTPAARYAMQPIPPDTTADWEDAGPEILTELVQATLVDGKSTDDAIARARQRLHSRLEDGRELSG; encoded by the coding sequence ATGCCCTCCCGAACCCGGCGGCAGGTCCTCGCCGCCCTGGCTGCGGCCGGCCTCGCCGGCTGTAGCGCTCTCGGCGGGTCGGATCCCTCCACTGAGACACCTGGCTCGACTCCCTCGTCGACCCCGTCCACGGAGACCCCCGAGGTCTTCATGATGACCGACTACAACACCGAGCCGTGGCAACGGAAGTGGGAGCAGGAGGTCGTTCCCGGCTTCGAGGACCAGTCCGACGCCACCGTCCGGTACAACCTCAGCACGGGCCCCCCACAGGCTCCATCGACGCAGGAACTCGTCGCCGAGGGCGATCCTCCCGAGGTCTACCACAATACCGCCGTGATGGTCGCGAAACACGCACTGGAGGGCGACCTCCAGCCCGTTGACGGCCTCGTGGATGACCTCGTCGCGGCCAACGGCGACCTCCACGTCGAGTATCCGATGCGGAGCCAGGGACGCGCACACATCGTCCCCCACGGGCTCCACCTCGGCGGCGTCCTCCACTACCGCCGGGACGTCTACGACGAACTCGGGCTGTCGGTCCCCGAGACGTGGGCCGAACTGGTCGAGAACGCCCGGGCCATCGACGGGAGCGACCGGTTCGACACCCGGGGGTTCGCAGTCCCCGGAATCTCCGCCTCGGGCGACAAAACTCGAAGCGACTTCATTTCGTGGCTCTACACGGCGGGCGGGAGGTTCTGGCGATGGCAGGACGAACCCGGCGGCCGGGTTGAGCTTGACTTCCGGACCGAACAGGTCCGTGCGGCGCTCGACCTGATGAGCAGGCTCGCGCAGTACTCGCCGGAACCGGCGGAGACCGGGGCCGCATCGACTGCCGGTGCGTGGCTGGATGGCACCGTCGCCCAGTGTCTCTTTCCGAACGCGTGGCTCGCAGGGATCGCCTACGATGCCGAATCCGACCCTGCACAGGAGCGCTCGCTCTCGATAAGCCCCAACACCGCCGTCGCGCCAGCGCCGCTGCGGGACCGAACGCTCGACCCGCCCACCCGCGGGTGGGTCCGCGTCAACGGCACGCCACTGTTCCGGGGCGCAAACACGCAGTATGCCGAGGGGTTTCTCCGGTACCTGTACGAGGGTCCCGAGCGCCAGGCCGACAAGAACAACGTCACGATGCGGTCGCTCCCACCATACGAGGGGATCCTCGAAACCGAGGAGTACCGGAGTGCGGAGGTCTACCAGGCCGAGGACGGCTACTTTCTGGATTTGGAGCGGCAACTCCTGGACGAGGTGCTCCCACTTCATGCGGGCACCCGTCCGCGAACCCCGGCGGCGCGGTACGCGATGCAGCCGATCCCGCCGGATACGACCGCAGACTGGGAAGACGCAGGTCCGGAGATCCTCACCGAACTGGTCCAGGCGACCCTGGTCGACGGGAAGTCGACGGACGACGCGATCGCCAGAGCCCGCCAGCGCCTCCACTCTAGACTCGAAGACGGGCGGGAGCTGTCGGGGTAA
- a CDS encoding amidase, with amino-acid sequence MSQDGIHDLTAAGLARQIRDGDRSPVEVVDATLDRIEARNDRTNAFVTVTDERAREAAREAEHAIEAGEPLGPLHGVPVAVKDLDDVAGVRTTSGSLLFEDFVAEENSVFVDRLLDAGAIVVGKTNTPEFGLGCWTHNRVAGETGTPFAPDRISGGSSGGAGAALGDRLVPIAQGSDTGGSIRTPASCCGVVGVKPTYGRVAAPRRPDAYISHTPFSHLGPMARTVDDAALMLEVMAGPHPKDPFSAPDDGTDFRAATDRSIDDMTVAYSPDLGAFPVEDDVREVVGDAVGAFADAGATVEEIDGPIDLSHDEIMDTYYTFATVLWESLFDTLEEEGLDPRGEDREKLADSTVETILDAEGVSTREYAAANRKRTQVYDSLRETLGEYDLLVTPTLGVLPFENGDLPETVDGQPVDKRRGWLLTQPFNFSGHPVASVPAGFSDGLPVGMQVVGSRFAEDDVLAGSAAFERQRPWHDAYPE; translated from the coding sequence ATGTCACAGGACGGCATCCACGACCTGACGGCGGCGGGACTGGCGCGGCAGATCCGCGACGGCGACCGCTCGCCGGTCGAGGTGGTCGACGCCACGCTCGACCGGATCGAGGCGCGAAACGACCGGACCAACGCCTTCGTCACCGTCACCGACGAGCGGGCCCGCGAGGCCGCCCGCGAGGCCGAGCACGCCATCGAGGCCGGTGAGCCGCTCGGGCCGCTGCACGGCGTCCCCGTCGCGGTCAAGGACCTGGACGACGTGGCGGGCGTGCGGACCACGAGCGGCTCGCTACTCTTCGAGGACTTCGTCGCCGAGGAGAACTCGGTGTTCGTCGACCGGCTGCTCGACGCCGGCGCCATCGTCGTCGGCAAGACCAACACCCCGGAGTTCGGGCTGGGCTGCTGGACCCACAACCGCGTCGCCGGCGAGACCGGGACGCCGTTCGCCCCCGACCGCATCTCCGGGGGCTCCTCGGGCGGCGCGGGCGCGGCGCTGGGCGACCGCCTCGTCCCGATCGCCCAGGGCTCCGATACGGGCGGGTCGATCCGCACGCCCGCCTCCTGCTGTGGCGTCGTGGGAGTCAAGCCCACCTACGGCCGCGTGGCCGCCCCTCGCCGGCCCGACGCCTACATCTCGCATACCCCCTTCTCGCATCTCGGCCCGATGGCCCGGACCGTCGACGACGCCGCCCTCATGCTGGAGGTGATGGCCGGCCCGCACCCGAAGGACCCCTTCTCGGCGCCCGACGACGGCACCGACTTCCGGGCCGCCACCGACCGCTCCATCGACGACATGACGGTCGCGTACTCGCCCGACCTGGGGGCGTTTCCGGTCGAAGACGACGTTCGGGAGGTGGTGGGCGACGCCGTCGGCGCCTTCGCGGACGCCGGCGCGACCGTCGAGGAGATCGACGGCCCCATCGACCTCTCTCACGACGAGATCATGGACACCTACTACACCTTCGCGACGGTGCTGTGGGAGTCGCTGTTCGACACGCTGGAGGAGGAGGGGCTGGACCCCCGCGGTGAGGACCGCGAGAAGCTGGCCGACTCTACTGTCGAGACCATCCTCGATGCCGAGGGCGTCTCCACCCGCGAGTACGCCGCCGCCAACCGCAAGCGCACGCAGGTCTACGACAGCCTCCGGGAGACGCTGGGCGAGTACGACCTCCTGGTGACGCCGACGCTGGGCGTGCTCCCCTTCGAGAACGGCGACCTGCCCGAGACTGTCGACGGCCAGCCCGTCGACAAGCGCCGTGGCTGGCTGCTGACCCAGCCGTTCAACTTCAGCGGCCACCCCGTCGCCTCGGTGCCCGCGGGCTTTTCGGATGGCCTGCCGGTGGGGATGCAGGTCGTCGGGAGTCGCTTCGCCGAGGACGACGTGCTCGCGGGGAGTGCGGCCTTCGAGCGCCAGCGGCCCTGGCACGACGCCTACCCCGAGTAG
- a CDS encoding enoyl-CoA hydratase-related protein — MPDYDTVEYDRDSIEGAAVLRLDRPETLNALSDRLVEELTDAIERAEGDDAVRVLVLRGNGKAFSAGYDIGGGDGDGDDPVPPVDDLLDEFDAGTEHVHAVWDCDKPVVAAVHGYCLAGGSDLAMASDIVIAAEGTELGYPGLRMAGVPPALVYPFVMNLHETKELLLSGKTVDAARAADMGMVNRVVPDGEVMDQVVEEVNEIRKMPGNNVRILKHVVNGVAEMQGAKPMFKFSELFDSLGHHTEHGKRYYEIAATEGFEAALEYMNEADKGMRGDREEPTRDPES; from the coding sequence ATGCCCGACTACGACACCGTCGAGTACGACCGCGACAGCATCGAGGGTGCCGCCGTCCTCCGGCTGGACCGCCCGGAGACGCTCAACGCCCTGAGCGACCGGCTCGTGGAGGAGTTGACCGACGCCATCGAGCGCGCGGAGGGCGACGACGCAGTCCGGGTGCTCGTCCTGCGTGGCAACGGCAAGGCCTTCTCTGCGGGGTACGACATCGGAGGGGGAGACGGCGACGGCGATGACCCCGTCCCGCCCGTCGACGACCTGCTCGACGAGTTCGACGCCGGGACCGAACACGTCCACGCCGTCTGGGACTGCGACAAGCCCGTCGTCGCCGCGGTCCACGGCTACTGTCTCGCGGGCGGCTCGGACCTGGCGATGGCGTCCGACATCGTCATCGCCGCCGAGGGGACAGAACTGGGCTACCCGGGGCTCCGGATGGCCGGCGTGCCGCCGGCGCTGGTCTACCCGTTCGTGATGAACCTCCACGAGACCAAGGAACTCCTCCTCTCTGGCAAGACGGTCGACGCGGCCCGGGCCGCCGACATGGGGATGGTCAACCGCGTCGTCCCCGACGGCGAGGTGATGGATCAGGTCGTCGAGGAGGTCAACGAGATACGGAAGATGCCGGGCAACAACGTCCGCATCCTCAAACACGTCGTCAACGGCGTGGCGGAGATGCAGGGCGCGAAGCCGATGTTCAAGTTCTCGGAGCTGTTCGACTCGCTGGGCCACCACACCGAACACGGGAAGCGGTACTACGAGATCGCCGCCACGGAGGGGTTCGAGGCCGCCCTGGAGTACATGAACGAGGCCGACAAGGGGATGCGCGGGGACCGGGAGGAGCCGACGCGCGACCCAGAATCATAA
- a CDS encoding rhodanese-like domain-containing protein, whose protein sequence is MSSIRPAELDDRLGAGEEPYLLDIRPEPAFDAEAIEGSHNLPVYEDLRAGDESALRDRLEEVPTDREVVVVCKMGIVAKRATRVLGGEGYDATTLLGGMSGWRGYRNGTLGYKLRSLVWRLR, encoded by the coding sequence ATGAGCAGCATCCGTCCGGCGGAGCTGGACGACCGCCTGGGAGCGGGCGAGGAGCCGTATCTGCTCGACATCCGCCCGGAACCGGCGTTCGACGCGGAGGCGATCGAGGGGAGCCACAACCTCCCCGTCTACGAGGACCTGCGCGCCGGGGACGAGTCGGCGCTGCGCGACCGGCTGGAGGAAGTACCGACCGACCGCGAGGTGGTCGTCGTCTGCAAGATGGGCATCGTCGCCAAGCGAGCCACGCGCGTGCTCGGAGGCGAGGGGTACGACGCGACGACGCTTCTCGGCGGGATGAGCGGCTGGCGAGGGTACCGGAACGGCACACTGGGGTACAAGCTCCGGTCGCTCGTCTGGCGGCTCCGGTAG
- a CDS encoding acetoacetate decarboxylase family protein, with the protein MDGFSMPGFAPLYPEGPYEYDGFTAVLFEYPVERERLDGVVPAPLDVRTNAMVLGFYDYGVVNGFGSYDELVTGVPVAHEGREMLYAPYLLLDGDAPMAGGREVWGIPKKLGTVEIDPEGAAVTASASRGGATLVEATLDTRKPARDHPLAADRFENVYRKTIPAAEKGAAPVVDRLVVAETSDVRAERALTGPGTLALGGSAADPLEAFAPAGEPTGYLVEGSWTLGRTDDAVLHRFEESA; encoded by the coding sequence ATGGACGGGTTCAGCATGCCCGGGTTCGCTCCGCTCTACCCGGAGGGACCCTACGAGTACGACGGCTTCACCGCCGTGCTGTTCGAGTATCCCGTCGAGCGGGAGCGGCTGGACGGGGTCGTTCCGGCCCCCCTCGACGTGCGGACGAACGCGATGGTGCTGGGGTTCTACGACTACGGCGTCGTCAACGGATTCGGCTCCTACGACGAGCTTGTCACCGGAGTTCCGGTCGCCCACGAGGGGCGGGAGATGCTCTACGCCCCGTATCTCCTGCTCGATGGGGATGCGCCCATGGCTGGCGGCCGGGAAGTGTGGGGGATCCCGAAGAAACTCGGGACCGTCGAGATCGACCCCGAGGGCGCGGCCGTCACCGCGAGCGCGTCCCGGGGTGGAGCCACGCTGGTCGAGGCGACACTCGACACCAGGAAACCGGCGAGAGACCACCCGCTCGCCGCCGACCGCTTCGAGAACGTCTACCGGAAGACCATCCCGGCTGCCGAGAAGGGTGCCGCCCCGGTAGTGGACCGGCTGGTGGTCGCCGAGACCAGCGACGTGCGCGCGGAGCGGGCGCTGACCGGCCCCGGAACGCTCGCGCTCGGCGGGTCGGCGGCCGACCCGCTGGAGGCCTTCGCGCCCGCCGGCGAACCGACGGGCTACCTCGTGGAGGGAAGCTGGACCCTCGGGCGCACGGACGACGCCGTCCTCCACCGGTTCGAGGAGTCGGCATAG
- a CDS encoding 30S ribosomal protein S27ae, whose protein sequence is MSRYELYGEDGTTDRERCPRCGDTFLADHGDRQHCGKCGYTEWN, encoded by the coding sequence ATGAGCCGCTACGAACTCTACGGCGAGGACGGCACCACCGACCGCGAGCGGTGTCCCCGGTGTGGTGACACCTTCCTCGCCGACCACGGCGACCGCCAGCACTGCGGGAAGTGCGGCTATACCGAGTGGAACTGA
- a CDS encoding 30S ribosomal protein S24e, giving the protein MDIDIVDEDENPMLHRTDVRFEVTHEDATPSRLSVRDSLAAKLNKDAEEVVIRKLDTKFGMRTTVGHAKVYETPEHAQDVEQDHMLDRNKIRSDGADEDAEAEEA; this is encoded by the coding sequence ATGGATATCGACATCGTCGACGAGGACGAGAACCCGATGTTGCACCGGACCGACGTCCGGTTCGAGGTGACTCACGAGGACGCCACCCCCTCGCGGCTCTCGGTGCGGGACTCGCTGGCCGCGAAGCTCAACAAGGACGCCGAGGAGGTCGTCATCCGCAAGCTCGACACGAAGTTCGGGATGCGGACGACCGTCGGCCACGCGAAGGTCTACGAGACCCCCGAGCACGCCCAGGACGTCGAGCAGGACCACATGCTCGACCGCAACAAGATCAGAAGCGACGGCGCCGACGAGGACGCCGAGGCCGAGGAGGCGTAG
- a CDS encoding acyl-CoA carboxylase subunit beta, whose amino-acid sequence MSDESFDRRELSTEELRERLRAAKRAVGDEGREEAIRRQHDHGKLTARERVEYLCDDGSFDEYGRLAGPAPTTPETQDWEREDAPADGIVTGVGRVDGRPVAVAATDFTVKGGSLGHTGGSKLRRVGGLALRRGFPLVLLHDGGGHRIQEGLDARPYASGGDFVFQTKLSGWAPQVSAMMGPGFAAPTNYAASCDFVPMVEGTSTMGVAGPALVKAALGVDLSKEEIGGAQFQTAATGMADAAYPDDEACLDAVKAFLSYLPTNANQSPPVDKGWEPPPEDAVAGLADLIPTETDRGYDIYRAIEGVVDRDSFFELKAQYARNIVTGFARLEGEPVGVVANNPRIKAGTFDVPACDKASRFISLCDAFGLPLLFLMDVPGVLPGPDAERQGIARHSGKVLFEVNRATVPKISVVLRRGYGFGYVLMAGGRSTDNELTVVWPTAEVAAMGIEGAVDIVYRDEVEAADDPEKRRDELVREFINRTGAVRAVEGFGVDAAIDPAETRRWVRNTLQRSGTAHEEEWPPKKHGINPL is encoded by the coding sequence ATGAGCGACGAGTCCTTCGACAGGCGAGAGCTCTCGACCGAAGAGCTCCGCGAGCGGCTGCGCGCGGCCAAGCGGGCGGTCGGCGACGAGGGGCGGGAGGAGGCCATCCGCCGACAGCACGACCACGGCAAGCTCACCGCGCGCGAGCGGGTGGAGTATCTCTGTGACGACGGCAGCTTCGACGAGTACGGCCGGCTCGCCGGGCCGGCGCCAACGACCCCCGAGACTCAGGACTGGGAGCGCGAGGACGCGCCGGCCGACGGCATCGTGACCGGGGTCGGCCGGGTCGACGGCCGGCCGGTGGCGGTCGCGGCCACCGACTTCACGGTCAAGGGCGGGTCGCTGGGCCACACCGGCGGCTCGAAGCTCCGGCGGGTCGGCGGGCTCGCGCTCCGGCGGGGGTTCCCGCTCGTGCTCCTCCACGACGGCGGCGGCCACCGGATCCAGGAGGGGCTCGACGCCCGGCCCTACGCCTCCGGGGGCGATTTCGTCTTCCAGACGAAGCTGTCGGGGTGGGCACCCCAGGTGTCGGCCATGATGGGGCCGGGATTCGCCGCCCCCACGAACTACGCCGCCTCGTGTGACTTCGTCCCGATGGTCGAGGGGACGTCGACGATGGGCGTCGCCGGCCCCGCGCTCGTGAAGGCGGCGCTTGGCGTCGACCTGAGCAAAGAGGAGATCGGCGGCGCCCAGTTCCAGACCGCCGCCACCGGGATGGCCGACGCCGCCTACCCGGACGACGAGGCCTGCCTGGACGCCGTCAAGGCTTTCCTGTCCTATCTGCCGACGAACGCCAACCAGTCGCCGCCCGTCGACAAAGGGTGGGAGCCGCCGCCCGAGGACGCGGTCGCGGGGCTGGCCGACCTCATCCCCACCGAGACCGACCGCGGCTACGACATCTATCGCGCCATCGAGGGAGTCGTCGACCGCGACTCCTTCTTCGAGCTCAAGGCGCAGTACGCCCGCAACATCGTCACCGGCTTCGCCCGCCTGGAGGGCGAGCCCGTGGGCGTCGTCGCCAACAACCCCCGGATCAAGGCCGGCACCTTCGACGTGCCCGCCTGCGACAAGGCCTCCCGCTTCATCAGCCTCTGTGACGCCTTCGGGCTCCCCCTGCTCTTTCTGATGGACGTCCCCGGCGTGCTCCCGGGGCCGGACGCCGAGCGCCAGGGGATCGCCCGCCACTCCGGGAAAGTGCTGTTCGAGGTCAACCGCGCGACCGTCCCGAAAATCAGCGTCGTGCTCCGGCGGGGGTACGGCTTCGGTTACGTACTGATGGCCGGCGGCCGGTCGACGGACAACGAGCTGACCGTCGTCTGGCCCACCGCCGAGGTGGCCGCGATGGGGATCGAAGGCGCTGTGGACATCGTCTACCGCGACGAGGTCGAGGCCGCTGACGACCCCGAAAAGCGCCGGGATGAGCTGGTCCGGGAGTTCATCAACCGGACCGGCGCGGTCCGCGCGGTCGAGGGGTTCGGCGTCGACGCTGCCATCGACCCGGCGGAGACCCGCCGGTGGGTCCGCAACACGTTACAGCGGTCCGGGACGGCCCACGAGGAGGAGTGGCCGCCGAAAAAGCACGGCATCAATCCGCTGTGA
- a CDS encoding nucleoside deaminase, which translates to MAFDDFDHESHTRRAITLAREAVDRGDRPFGSVLVRDDAVVMEALNRVNTENDVRRHPELDLAARARRELGPEERAETVMYTSTEPCPMCAGGIRHAGLGRVVYSVGGDELREFTGSDPPPRAAGILDCEVVGPVLNEEGRAVHEDFDW; encoded by the coding sequence ATGGCGTTCGACGATTTCGACCACGAGTCACACACCCGCCGCGCTATCACCCTCGCCCGCGAGGCCGTCGACCGCGGGGACCGCCCCTTCGGCTCCGTGCTCGTCCGCGACGATGCGGTCGTCATGGAAGCCTTGAACCGGGTCAACACCGAGAACGACGTCCGCCGCCACCCCGAACTCGACCTCGCGGCCCGGGCCCGCCGCGAACTCGGTCCCGAGGAGCGCGCTGAAACGGTGATGTACACCAGCACCGAGCCCTGCCCGATGTGCGCCGGCGGCATCCGCCACGCCGGCCTGGGTCGGGTGGTCTACAGCGTCGGCGGCGACGAACTCCGGGAGTTCACCGGGAGCGACCCGCCGCCCCGGGCCGCCGGGATTCTCGACTGCGAGGTCGTCGGCCCGGTCCTGAACGAGGAGGGCCGGGCCGTCCACGAGGACTTCGACTGGTAG